Part of the Nostoc sp. ATCC 53789 genome, TAACCTCCTTTAGACGTTCCAAAAGAACTCTATGTTTAGCCAGGAGATTTTCAGCAAATGGCTTTTGGGCAAAGTTCACATTTAGGTGTGAGTCTGTTTGAAGACACTCACTCAATCGGAGGAGTACCTGGTTATTCACCAGAAGAACTTGAGGTTATTATCAGGCTTATATATAGACAGGTTTTAGGAAATACGTATGTGATGGAAAGCGAACGGCTTACTTTGCCTGAGTCGCAGTTTAAGCGGAGCGAAATCAACGTCCGCGAATTTATCCGTCTGGTAGCAAAGTCAGAGTTATATAGTTCCCGGTTTTTCAGCAATTGTCCTCGTTATCGGGCAATTGAGTTGAGCTTTAGGCATTTGCTTGGTCGCGCTCCACTTAACTGAAAAAGGCTGAATAGACGATTAAGCGTTTATTTACGCCTTTGTGCGAGCTAAAAAAATGCTTTATGCAAGAAATTTATTTATCCAAAAATCGATGTAACTATTGCATTCATCTCAAATTATTTGAAGCAAAACAATGTTGCCGCCACAAGCACATAAAAAGCTCCAATGTTGGATAAGAAGCCGTCATTTAATATGTTCCGGTCACTTTTTTATATTTGAAACTATAGACTATTCTTGCGTTGATAGATTTACTGACTGTATAGCCGCTCTAGGAGGAACATTAATTTCTGTTGAGCCGATTGACAAAATTTGGATGGGCGACCATCGACAGGTTCTTCTTTATCGTGTCAAAGCCAGTTTGTTTACACCTTGTCATCAGTTAAGGCAATACTGGTTTAAGTATGGTGGTTTGTACACTAGATTTGATAAAAATTGTTAATTTGTTTTGATTTATAGCGACTTATATAATTGCGTTAATATGTATGTTATTAGGTAATAAAAATTGTCTCTATGACCGTAACTACAGCTAAGTGGACAATAGATGAATATCACCACATGATTGCGGCAGGTATACTAGATAATCGGCGTATAGAACTACTAAAGGGAGAAATAGTAGAAATGCGACCGGAAGGAGAAGCTCATGCCTACTTCAGCAGTGAAGCTGGAGAGTATCTGATTCAACTTTTAGGCAATCGTGCCACAGTTCGCCCTAGTAAACCGATTACCCTTCCTAACAACTCTGAACCTGAGCCTGATATTGCTGTTGTACAAAGATTGGGACGTGAATATTTAGAACATCATCCCTA contains:
- a CDS encoding phycobilisome rod-core linker polypeptide, whose translation is MAFGQSSHLGVSLFEDTHSIGGVPGYSPEELEVIIRLIYRQVLGNTYVMESERLTLPESQFKRSEINVREFIRLVAKSELYSSRFFSNCPRYRAIELSFRHLLGRAPLN
- a CDS encoding Uma2 family endonuclease — translated: MTVTTAKWTIDEYHHMIAAGILDNRRIELLKGEIVEMRPEGEAHAYFSSEAGEYLIQLLGNRATVRPSKPITLPNNSEPEPDIAVVQRLGREYLEHHPYPENIFWLIEYADSSLDKDLQIKAKVYAEVEIPEYWVVNLRKRQLIVFRDPQDGEYASKSTLSGGTIYPQAFPNLAISVNFIVSI